In the genome of Dickeya fangzhongdai, one region contains:
- a CDS encoding DUF7446 family protein — MSKIKTMGASPLTGQVFYGTINTEKGIWIGKKTDVTDMAYRAVAESLMHNGRDIVFTLKDGRELVLRADVRDPGVTNPTTGGAE; from the coding sequence GTGAGCAAGATAAAAACAATGGGCGCAAGCCCGTTAACCGGGCAGGTCTTTTACGGCACCATCAACACAGAAAAGGGCATATGGATAGGTAAGAAGACCGATGTGACTGATATGGCATATCGCGCTGTTGCTGAAAGCCTAATGCATAATGGCCGGGATATTGTTTTCACGCTCAAAGACGGACGTGAATTGGTGCTACGCGCGGATGTTCGTGACCCGGGTGTTACCAATCCGACAACAGGCGGTGCCGAATGA
- a CDS encoding DUF551 domain-containing protein — MTELTKEALTDAIRSAAVKAASTDERRVLNYAAGEIERQGSEIERLKFDMRELTETMNRARRTAKDLAEENHSLRNPAPEITAQLESLKYVRVEPNGWTCSTLPHGRVTDDVAEPWNAAIDAAELITDELVAELAEHHIPTMQRRIAELEGLLFAQGAELAYLRGQEPFMYGIREPDGTAYMDEHCVDLNKEHITGVVDGLNGDETGPNKYTVVALYAAPVPAAASQPFAVPDFRALAENLVENIVDLGSATPEYEEQLISFAEKACRAAMHQSGNSPAIPDGWVACSERMPEANSEQEVLACFKGGDISTLYYCEGRWDDAYGIVPIRQDVTHWMSLPPAPLSDHIPDATKLIGELTMFVKRLSWSLRRANPDSKVANQASQYLRDKGLISVSDCLRGADESEGGEA; from the coding sequence ATGACAGAACTGACGAAAGAGGCGCTGACCGACGCCATCAGATCCGCGGCAGTCAAAGCGGCATCAACCGACGAACGCCGGGTACTGAATTATGCAGCGGGTGAAATTGAGCGGCAGGGCAGTGAAATTGAACGCCTGAAATTCGACATGCGGGAACTCACCGAGACAATGAATCGCGCTCGACGCACAGCAAAAGATCTGGCGGAGGAAAATCACTCATTACGCAATCCGGCACCGGAAATCACCGCTCAACTTGAGAGCCTCAAATACGTGCGTGTGGAGCCCAACGGCTGGACGTGCAGCACACTGCCGCATGGGCGCGTTACTGATGATGTCGCTGAGCCGTGGAATGCTGCGATCGATGCGGCCGAGCTGATTACTGATGAGCTGGTTGCCGAGCTGGCAGAGCATCACATCCCGACGATGCAGCGGCGTATCGCCGAGCTTGAGGGGCTGCTGTTCGCTCAGGGGGCAGAGTTGGCATATCTGCGGGGGCAAGAGCCGTTCATGTACGGGATTCGCGAGCCGGATGGAACCGCATACATGGACGAGCACTGTGTTGATCTGAACAAAGAGCATATAACGGGCGTTGTCGATGGATTAAACGGGGATGAGACGGGACCGAACAAGTACACAGTTGTCGCGCTCTACGCCGCACCCGTCCCGGCAGCCGCTAGCCAGCCTTTCGCGGTGCCGGACTTTCGCGCGCTGGCTGAGAATTTAGTAGAAAACATAGTTGATCTGGGCAGCGCTACGCCTGAATACGAAGAGCAACTGATATCGTTTGCAGAAAAAGCCTGCCGCGCCGCCATGCACCAGTCCGGCAACTCTCCGGCAATTCCGGATGGTTGGGTGGCCTGCAGTGAGCGGATGCCAGAGGCGAATTCAGAGCAAGAGGTTCTTGCATGCTTCAAAGGTGGTGACATTTCTACGCTGTATTACTGCGAGGGCCGATGGGATGACGCATACGGAATTGTCCCTATTCGTCAGGATGTAACCCACTGGATGTCGCTGCCGCCAGCCCCCCTGTCAGACCATATTCCTGACGCCACGAAATTGATCGGCGAGCTGACTATGTTCGTCAAGCGCTTATCTTGGTCACTGCGCAGGGCAAACCCCGATAGCAAGGTCGCTAACCAAGCTAGTCAGTATCTACGGGACAAGGGGTTAATCTCCGTGTCTGACTGCCTGCGCGGAGCCGATGAGAGCGAAGGGGGTGAGGCGTGA
- a CDS encoding replicative DNA helicase, which translates to MADFLPPHDLNAEQAVLGGLMLNDDEERRAAVMAMLKPESFYSRAHQCIYRSLLSLAKTDRPTDAVTLSAELTASGDIELVGGFGYLVEICRVPAAANTAAYARIVRDNAIARYTQRQLIACTEIIMAGDGQPVDEKLASIQRIMGQTFEHATSGKRGGLRPFADVLAEWMDDVDRRYTDQNAGGLTLGVSGLDEIMAPKYALRGALIVAGARPKMGKTAFYNRVIGHFALNHRLPTLAFSLEVTARGIVERLVSQESGVKSEIFYTGATDEMDMARAMAKAQELAETNLMLDDTPSVSLAHIVSESRRIKRQRGSVGLVAVDYLTLMRGEQAERRDISYGEITKGLKALAKELDCVVLLLTQLNRALEQRADKRPLPSDSRDTGQIEQDCDVWIGLYRDSVYNENADPQLTELILRMNREGPSGTAYTLLRDGYFVDTTPEDIAQRKSQSAAPQHRERRYSKKEPIQPF; encoded by the coding sequence ATGGCTGATTTTTTACCGCCGCATGATCTCAATGCTGAGCAGGCTGTGTTAGGCGGCCTAATGCTGAACGATGACGAAGAGCGACGCGCAGCGGTAATGGCGATGCTCAAACCGGAGTCGTTTTACTCCCGGGCTCACCAGTGCATTTACCGCAGCCTGCTGTCACTCGCAAAAACAGACCGACCAACCGATGCGGTTACGCTGTCAGCTGAGTTGACGGCCAGCGGCGATATTGAACTGGTGGGGGGGTTTGGCTATCTCGTCGAAATATGCCGAGTGCCGGCCGCTGCAAACACGGCGGCATATGCGCGCATCGTTCGCGACAACGCGATAGCGCGATACACACAGCGCCAACTGATCGCCTGCACCGAAATCATAATGGCGGGTGACGGGCAGCCGGTTGACGAAAAATTGGCGTCAATTCAACGGATTATGGGCCAGACATTCGAGCACGCGACAAGCGGAAAGCGCGGCGGCCTGCGCCCGTTCGCCGACGTGCTGGCTGAGTGGATGGACGATGTCGATCGGCGATACACAGACCAAAACGCCGGGGGGCTGACGCTGGGTGTTTCCGGTTTGGACGAAATTATGGCGCCCAAATATGCCCTGCGCGGCGCACTGATTGTGGCCGGCGCGCGACCCAAAATGGGTAAAACCGCATTCTACAACAGGGTGATCGGCCACTTTGCGCTGAATCACCGGCTTCCGACCCTGGCGTTTTCGCTGGAGGTGACCGCGCGTGGCATTGTTGAGCGACTGGTCAGCCAGGAATCCGGGGTTAAATCAGAAATTTTTTATACCGGCGCGACAGATGAGATGGATATGGCCCGCGCGATGGCGAAGGCCCAGGAGCTGGCGGAAACAAACCTGATGCTCGACGACACCCCGTCGGTATCGCTGGCGCACATTGTCAGCGAGAGCCGCCGGATAAAGCGCCAGCGCGGCTCTGTCGGGCTGGTCGCCGTCGACTATCTAACGCTGATGAGGGGTGAGCAGGCAGAGCGTCGGGATATCAGCTACGGCGAGATCACGAAGGGGCTCAAAGCGCTGGCGAAAGAACTGGACTGCGTTGTACTGCTGCTGACCCAGCTTAACCGCGCGCTTGAACAGCGTGCAGATAAACGACCGCTGCCGTCAGACAGCCGCGACACGGGGCAAATTGAGCAAGACTGTGACGTATGGATCGGGCTGTATCGCGACTCGGTCTATAACGAGAACGCAGACCCCCAACTGACCGAATTGATATTGCGGATGAACCGCGAGGGGCCGTCTGGCACAGCATACACGCTGCTGCGAGACGGGTATTTCGTAGACACAACGCCGGAGGATATCGCACAGAGAAAATCGCAATCAGCAGCACCGCAGCACCGCGAGCGGCGGTACAGCAAAAAAGAGCCGATTCAACCCTTTTAA
- a CDS encoding ATP-binding protein: MTATTEITEILSAECGVGRRFIRSTLENFTPANEQAEKNLSVCRQFIGEWEQIYENGSSLVMTGRPGTGKTHLAVAVMRALIERHDVDTYMTTAQRIIRAMRDSWRQGGDRTEYDVLSFYCEKDLLVIDEVGMQHGTDSERLLVSEVINTRYERMLPNILISNYTRDEMDGFLGYRAMDRVMESSAVLVFDWDSYRTGQHG, encoded by the coding sequence ATGACAGCCACCACCGAAATTACTGAAATTCTGTCCGCAGAGTGCGGAGTGGGGCGGCGATTCATCCGCTCAACACTGGAAAATTTCACCCCTGCCAACGAGCAGGCGGAAAAAAATCTGTCGGTTTGCCGTCAGTTCATCGGCGAGTGGGAACAGATTTATGAAAACGGCTCAAGCCTGGTGATGACCGGCCGCCCGGGTACCGGCAAAACTCATCTGGCCGTGGCTGTCATGCGTGCGCTGATTGAACGGCATGACGTAGACACGTACATGACGACAGCCCAGCGAATCATCCGTGCAATGCGTGATTCGTGGCGCCAGGGCGGCGACAGGACTGAATATGATGTGCTCAGTTTTTATTGCGAAAAAGACCTTTTGGTTATCGATGAGGTCGGTATGCAGCACGGTACAGACTCAGAGCGCCTGTTGGTGTCCGAGGTCATCAATACTCGCTACGAACGCATGTTACCCAATATCCTGATCAGCAATTACACACGCGATGAAATGGATGGTTTTTTGGGTTACCGGGCGATGGACCGGGTGATGGAGAGCTCGGCGGTACTGGTGTTTGACTGGGATAGTTACAGGACGGGGCAACATGGCTGA
- a CDS encoding helix-turn-helix domain-containing protein, producing the protein MSSTILGYVWDACAASGIGGTKLLIMARLADFSNDEGMSYPGMKTIARQLRAGESTVRTAIGELEADGWLVRENRRKGNRNTSNVYVLNVDRLESIAFAERQRVRELRNRNSHPPESDASIPDTSESDSSYAFHPSESDKKPGFHPSESGGHDPSVITDPSVDRSESSDIRAMGKKTAKEDYLEQFELCWKVYPKREGSNPKNHAFKHWQARVKDGVSPDDLLAGTQRYAAFCTAKGQIGTPYVMQAQRFYGTSREFENSWEVSTTPAPAPRQQKPADTTQDMLARQYQGGGVNWKFRGESR; encoded by the coding sequence GTGAGCAGTACAATTCTTGGTTACGTCTGGGACGCATGTGCAGCATCTGGAATCGGTGGCACAAAATTACTGATCATGGCGCGCCTTGCAGATTTTTCTAACGACGAGGGTATGAGTTATCCCGGCATGAAAACAATAGCTCGGCAACTACGCGCTGGTGAGAGCACTGTCAGGACGGCGATCGGCGAGCTGGAGGCTGACGGCTGGCTGGTGCGAGAGAATCGTCGCAAGGGGAACAGAAATACCTCTAACGTTTATGTTCTCAACGTTGACCGCCTGGAGTCGATCGCATTCGCGGAACGGCAGAGAGTTAGAGAACTCAGGAACCGCAATTCTCACCCGCCAGAATCTGACGCGTCAATTCCTGACACGTCAGAATCTGACTCTTCATACGCGTTTCACCCGTCAGAATCTGACAAAAAACCGGGTTTTCACCCGTCAGAATCTGGGGGACATGATCCATCAGTAATAACTGATCCATCAGTAGATAGATCTGAATCATCAGATATACGCGCTATGGGCAAAAAAACAGCGAAAGAAGACTATCTGGAACAATTCGAACTGTGCTGGAAGGTATATCCAAAGCGGGAAGGGTCAAACCCTAAAAATCACGCATTCAAGCACTGGCAGGCTCGAGTCAAAGACGGCGTTAGCCCTGATGACCTACTGGCTGGCACCCAACGTTACGCAGCATTCTGCACGGCAAAAGGGCAGATCGGCACGCCGTATGTCATGCAGGCGCAGCGGTTCTACGGCACAAGCCGGGAGTTTGAAAATAGTTGGGAGGTATCGACCACTCCAGCACCAGCACCGCGCCAGCAGAAACCAGCGGACACAACGCAAGACATGCTGGCCCGCCAGTATCAGGGCGGCGGAGTTAACTGGAAATTCAGGGGTGAATCGCGATGA
- a CDS encoding toxin YdaT family protein codes for MDIRELKREVEGWAAEMGQESVAIEISRALTETGGHPDIKLHDIECGDVWRAINNNRQQIFRWLRSDTRAADRKIQALAPAIKRALPAERRARLESSAMYLVAIAIREFFEAVIAILLGDCDMSQRLATANAAIAAVAPVLQQRLTTV; via the coding sequence ATGGATATCAGGGAGTTAAAACGCGAAGTTGAGGGCTGGGCCGCGGAGATGGGGCAGGAGTCCGTAGCGATAGAGATATCGCGTGCATTAACAGAAACGGGCGGGCATCCGGATATCAAGCTACACGACATTGAGTGCGGCGACGTCTGGCGGGCCATCAACAACAACCGGCAGCAGATTTTCAGGTGGCTGCGTAGCGACACGCGGGCAGCTGACAGAAAAATTCAGGCGCTGGCGCCAGCCATTAAGCGGGCATTGCCAGCAGAGCGCCGGGCGCGGCTGGAATCCAGCGCGATGTATTTAGTGGCGATCGCTATCCGTGAGTTTTTCGAGGCCGTGATTGCGATATTGCTGGGTGATTGTGACATGTCACAGCGACTAGCAACGGCAAACGCAGCAATAGCAGCCGTAGCGCCGGTACTACAACAACGGCTGACCACCGTTTAA
- a CDS encoding Cro/CI family transcriptional regulator, with product MFKTDAIKYFGNLTKLAEAAGVKLPSASAWGDLIPERRAARLDRVTNGALRYDPVLYQRHNDTRG from the coding sequence ATGTTTAAAACCGATGCCATTAAGTACTTCGGCAACCTCACCAAGCTGGCCGAGGCTGCTGGTGTAAAACTCCCTTCAGCCAGCGCCTGGGGTGATTTAATCCCTGAGCGGCGTGCGGCGCGGCTCGACCGCGTAACCAACGGTGCGCTGCGTTATGACCCTGTGCTCTATCAGCGTCATAACGATACCCGGGGTTAA
- a CDS encoding helix-turn-helix domain-containing protein produces the protein MNTPGQRIRARRKELKLTQRALAKLIKVSHVTVSQWETDDSEAGGKNLFALSEALQCSPTWILYGDEDKFPGDALPTPRELDERETELVRLFSALPESEKEKHLADLRERVDGFNRLFEELLRARKDSK, from the coding sequence ATGAATACACCCGGCCAGCGCATTAGAGCGCGAAGAAAAGAGTTAAAACTAACGCAGCGCGCGCTTGCAAAGTTAATCAAGGTTTCCCACGTGACCGTGTCGCAATGGGAAACTGATGATAGCGAAGCTGGCGGCAAGAACCTTTTCGCCCTAAGTGAAGCACTCCAGTGCTCGCCGACATGGATTCTATACGGCGATGAAGATAAGTTTCCGGGAGATGCTCTGCCCACCCCCAGAGAGTTGGATGAGAGGGAGACGGAGCTGGTGAGGCTATTTTCAGCGCTGCCAGAGTCCGAAAAGGAAAAGCACCTTGCCGATTTGCGCGAGCGAGTGGATGGCTTCAATCGGCTATTCGAAGAACTCCTCAGGGCAAGAAAGGATTCAAAATAA
- a CDS encoding exodeoxyribonuclease VIII-like protein: MTMYVASFTPKKSAVKSGAKEMATLIEAKTQKLAAMAATMLLEELFPGSSENFFNPTITEDCVGSPRPGIGRFSTEFMDENELVEGVWTRKPDPAPIRPTELSLQEKIAALVLLGKTDLDDHDYSLVLDFFADDESGDDDTHTIVSVLSQYPAVAAMYPVRVTELVAEIEKKFNPPIDAAAASAFVNNWIYGTAERPTHSAPPSAAPTVERVWTNMDRLDIGIASCIVTDADTFDGVSASDVARAKELAKSDDQMFQRWSMAIRLQNGALSIPGDVLLGLLREAKKRPELLNDANARQRLADKYLAVWREGAVAHDNQHDGDDAQQAEAAITTRKPDQQPDIQNLGGGRFSIDGLIGPESSTSNQGEKTEASEPEPAASVAQQARQALDEMGYGIYAGGDEGGTPAPAPAPAPAPAPADDFQARAAAVESDIEEKPVIEQENLNIWKRVQRTDPRYTKPLTGAGFEGTSINSEYMFMRATEIFGPAGRGWGYRILEEKMFPGAPLSEAIYDDNKKFIGTRILRDADGSLISELNHSLKIALWYINDSGGRSEIEAYGATPYMYKTQKGIKTDSEVIKKSLTDAIKKALSLLGFSADVWLGMHDNPEYVAENEVEFSIKRASEKAVDVTRLREELDEKLGRAAETIKAAVSENEAAKVYGVLAREVEVHRKNAEAKGDNDHAKYLAGRLRRLNDLKDARIAELKTKEGDKA, encoded by the coding sequence ATGACCATGTATGTTGCATCATTCACACCGAAAAAATCGGCAGTGAAAAGCGGAGCCAAGGAGATGGCAACGCTCATTGAGGCGAAAACCCAGAAATTGGCGGCAATGGCCGCGACCATGCTTCTGGAAGAGCTGTTTCCCGGCTCCAGCGAAAACTTTTTCAACCCGACGATAACGGAGGATTGTGTAGGCTCGCCTCGCCCCGGTATCGGGAGGTTTAGCACTGAATTCATGGATGAAAACGAGCTTGTAGAGGGTGTGTGGACGCGCAAGCCTGACCCGGCCCCCATCCGCCCAACCGAGTTGTCGCTGCAGGAGAAAATCGCGGCGCTCGTGCTGCTGGGTAAAACGGATCTGGATGACCACGATTATTCTCTCGTCCTCGATTTTTTCGCTGATGACGAATCCGGTGATGACGACACGCACACCATCGTTAGTGTGCTGTCACAGTATCCAGCGGTGGCCGCAATGTATCCGGTTCGCGTAACTGAGCTGGTGGCGGAGATTGAGAAAAAATTCAACCCGCCGATCGACGCGGCGGCGGCCAGTGCGTTCGTCAACAACTGGATATACGGAACGGCTGAGCGCCCCACCCACAGCGCGCCGCCGTCAGCCGCGCCAACAGTTGAGCGCGTGTGGACGAACATGGATCGACTGGATATCGGAATAGCGTCGTGCATCGTGACTGATGCCGACACGTTTGACGGCGTGTCCGCTTCTGATGTGGCCCGAGCGAAGGAGCTGGCTAAATCTGACGACCAAATGTTTCAACGCTGGTCGATGGCGATCCGGCTGCAAAATGGTGCCCTGTCAATTCCCGGTGATGTGCTGCTGGGGCTGCTGCGCGAAGCGAAAAAGCGCCCCGAGTTGCTCAATGACGCGAACGCGCGCCAGCGTCTGGCTGACAAGTATTTGGCCGTATGGCGCGAGGGTGCGGTGGCTCATGACAACCAGCATGATGGCGACGACGCGCAACAGGCCGAGGCGGCTATCACCACACGTAAGCCCGATCAGCAACCCGATATCCAGAATCTCGGCGGCGGGCGGTTCTCTATCGACGGATTGATCGGCCCCGAATCTAGCACCTCAAATCAGGGAGAAAAAACGGAAGCTAGCGAACCGGAACCGGCGGCCAGCGTCGCGCAGCAGGCCCGCCAGGCGCTTGATGAAATGGGTTACGGTATTTACGCGGGCGGTGATGAAGGCGGCACGCCTGCACCTGCACCTGCACCTGCACCTGCACCTGCACCTGCAGATGATTTTCAGGCCCGTGCCGCGGCCGTGGAATCGGATATCGAAGAAAAGCCCGTTATCGAGCAAGAAAACCTCAACATCTGGAAGCGCGTGCAGCGAACCGACCCTCGCTATACAAAGCCACTGACGGGCGCCGGCTTTGAGGGGACGAGCATCAATAGCGAATACATGTTCATGCGGGCCACCGAGATTTTTGGCCCGGCCGGAAGAGGGTGGGGCTATCGCATATTGGAAGAAAAGATGTTCCCCGGCGCACCGCTAAGCGAAGCGATTTATGACGACAACAAGAAATTCATCGGCACAAGAATACTGCGTGATGCTGATGGGTCGCTGATCAGTGAATTGAATCACTCACTGAAAATCGCGCTCTGGTACATCAACGATAGTGGCGGGCGCTCGGAGATCGAGGCGTACGGTGCCACCCCGTACATGTACAAAACGCAGAAGGGGATTAAAACCGACTCGGAGGTTATAAAGAAAAGCCTCACCGATGCCATCAAGAAAGCGTTATCCCTGTTGGGCTTTAGCGCCGACGTATGGCTGGGCATGCATGATAATCCGGAATACGTAGCAGAAAACGAGGTTGAATTCAGCATCAAGCGGGCCAGCGAAAAAGCGGTTGATGTCACCCGCCTGCGCGAAGAGCTGGACGAAAAACTGGGGCGCGCCGCGGAAACCATTAAAGCGGCCGTTAGCGAAAACGAGGCGGCCAAGGTTTACGGCGTGCTGGCGCGTGAGGTTGAGGTACATCGCAAGAACGCCGAAGCCAAGGGCGACAATGACCACGCTAAATATCTGGCTGGCCGCCTGCGCCGCTTAAACGATCTGAAAGACGCCCGCATCGCGGAACTGAAAACCAAAGAAGGAGATAAAGCATGA
- a CDS encoding siphovirus Gp157 family protein — MSTTAIAIAADMAKLQQLLETSDELTPEMIADTMSGLEIELSEKMDAIMIHVRNLQGQAKTCDEEAKRLAERKRSFENREKQLKKYALDCLLAAGLSSLKTSRNTFTARKGVASVIIDNESLLPDELVTVQTLVAPDKKAIKESIENGVDVPGAHIEIGQQSLQVR, encoded by the coding sequence ATGAGCACTACCGCTATCGCAATTGCCGCCGATATGGCAAAACTACAGCAACTACTGGAAACATCAGATGAACTGACCCCGGAAATGATCGCAGACACAATGTCCGGGCTTGAAATTGAGTTGTCCGAAAAAATGGACGCGATCATGATTCACGTCCGCAATTTGCAGGGTCAGGCAAAGACGTGTGACGAAGAAGCCAAGCGCCTGGCTGAACGCAAGCGCTCATTCGAAAACAGGGAAAAGCAGCTGAAAAAATACGCACTGGATTGCCTGCTGGCCGCTGGGCTGTCATCGCTCAAGACGTCGCGCAATACGTTCACTGCACGTAAAGGGGTTGCCAGCGTCATCATAGACAATGAAAGCCTCTTGCCGGATGAGCTCGTTACAGTCCAAACACTGGTTGCCCCTGATAAGAAAGCGATCAAGGAGTCCATAGAAAACGGCGTTGACGTCCCCGGCGCTCACATTGAGATCGGACAGCAGTCGCTGCAGGTCCGCTGA
- a CDS encoding DUF4224 domain-containing protein — translation MITENVLLSDEELIELTGYKYPSKQIDVLRRSGISFIVRKDGKPRVTWAHVNAVLNGTPAPELEDDDVGINFDGI, via the coding sequence ATGATCACAGAAAACGTCCTATTAAGCGACGAAGAATTGATCGAACTAACGGGCTATAAATACCCATCAAAGCAAATCGATGTTTTGCGCCGCTCTGGGATTTCGTTCATCGTCCGCAAAGACGGAAAACCTCGCGTAACGTGGGCGCACGTTAACGCCGTATTAAACGGAACGCCAGCCCCGGAACTGGAAGATGATGACGTTGGGATAAACTTTGACGGGATTTAG
- a CDS encoding integrase: MGRKRINPEDNKLPPRVRKNKYSYIFKPAKTKETITLGKIRDLSIAQVWEKYEKIINSRRDIMTFEKLWNLFLDSEYYKDRSPRTQRDYLQHQKKLLHAFGKAKADSIKPEHVRRYLDLRGKSSRTQANQEKSSMSRVYRWGYERGYVKTNPCAGISKFTVKARDIYITDAEYVAIYKEGAPALQCAMEIAYLCAARIGDVQDLEWSQETELGLFVQQGKTGVRQIKEYTDRLRAALDQAKSLGGKRHIIVNKFREKYSYKGLNTLWVNARREAGQKLGYELTCHFHDIKAKGISDYEGSSRDKQIFSGHKTEAQVITYDRKTKISPTLDLPLIDDDE; this comes from the coding sequence ATGGGACGAAAGCGAATTAATCCGGAGGATAATAAATTACCTCCGCGAGTCAGAAAAAATAAATATAGCTACATATTTAAGCCAGCAAAAACGAAAGAAACGATTACGCTCGGGAAAATACGTGATTTATCTATAGCGCAGGTTTGGGAGAAATACGAAAAAATAATAAATTCCAGACGGGATATAATGACGTTTGAAAAACTGTGGAATTTATTTCTTGATAGCGAGTATTACAAAGATCGCTCGCCAAGGACTCAAAGGGATTACCTGCAGCATCAAAAAAAATTACTCCACGCATTTGGAAAGGCCAAGGCCGACTCCATCAAGCCAGAGCATGTTAGACGCTACCTTGATTTGAGGGGGAAAAGCTCGCGCACGCAGGCGAACCAAGAAAAAAGCAGCATGAGCCGAGTCTACCGGTGGGGTTATGAGCGGGGGTACGTGAAAACCAATCCATGCGCCGGCATATCGAAATTTACCGTAAAGGCTCGCGATATTTACATTACAGATGCCGAGTATGTGGCCATCTACAAAGAGGGGGCGCCGGCACTACAGTGCGCGATGGAGATAGCCTATCTATGCGCTGCGCGAATTGGCGATGTGCAGGATCTGGAATGGAGTCAGGAAACTGAGTTGGGACTTTTCGTTCAGCAGGGCAAGACCGGCGTTCGGCAGATCAAGGAGTATACCGACAGATTGCGTGCGGCCCTTGATCAAGCCAAGTCGCTGGGCGGAAAACGCCACATCATCGTCAACAAGTTCCGGGAGAAATACAGCTACAAAGGGCTAAATACACTCTGGGTTAATGCGCGGCGGGAGGCAGGCCAAAAATTGGGTTATGAGCTGACGTGCCATTTTCATGACATCAAGGCGAAGGGAATTTCTGATTATGAAGGAAGTAGCCGCGATAAGCAGATTTTCAGTGGTCACAAGACGGAGGCTCAGGTAATCACATACGATCGCAAGACAAAAATCAGCCCAACGCTTGACCTGCCTTTAATTGATGATGATGAATAG
- the yccA gene encoding FtsH protease modulator YccA encodes MDRIIASTTREQSLLSTHKVLRNTYFLLSLTLGFSAVTATLSTVLNLPSPGLILTLVGFYGLMFLTYRLADRPAGILAAFALTGFMGYTLGPLLSTLIAAGASDIIMLALGGTALVFFCCSAYVLTTRKDMSFLSGMLMAGFVVLLLATIANLFLNLPGLHLAISTMFILFSAGAILWETSNIVHGGETNYIRATVSLYVSIYNLFVSLLSLLGMSRE; translated from the coding sequence ATGGACCGCATTATTGCCTCCACTACTCGCGAGCAATCGCTACTCAGTACCCACAAGGTACTTCGTAATACCTATTTCCTGCTGTCGCTGACGCTGGGTTTTTCCGCCGTCACCGCCACCCTTAGCACCGTACTGAACCTGCCATCGCCGGGTCTGATCCTGACGCTGGTCGGCTTTTACGGCCTGATGTTCCTGACATATCGTCTGGCGGACCGCCCGGCGGGTATTCTGGCCGCGTTCGCACTGACCGGCTTTATGGGCTATACCCTCGGCCCATTGCTGAGCACGCTTATCGCTGCCGGCGCCAGCGACATCATCATGCTGGCGCTGGGCGGCACGGCACTGGTGTTCTTCTGCTGCTCCGCCTACGTGCTGACCACCCGCAAGGACATGTCTTTCCTGTCCGGCATGCTGATGGCTGGCTTCGTGGTGCTGCTGCTGGCGACGATTGCCAACCTGTTCCTGAATCTGCCGGGGCTGCATCTGGCTATCAGCACGATGTTTATCCTGTTCTCCGCCGGTGCGATTCTGTGGGAAACCAGCAACATCGTCCACGGCGGCGAAACCAACTACATTCGTGCGACAGTCAGCCTGTATGTTTCCATCTACAACCTGTTTGTCAGCCTGCTGAGCCTGTTGGGGATGTCACGAGAGTAA
- the tusE gene encoding sulfurtransferase TusE, with protein MLVFEDRVIDTDAQGYLKDSSDWQEGMAPMLAEQEGITLTDAHWEVVRFVRAFYIEFNTSPAIRMLVKAMAQKYGEEKGNSRYLYRLFPKGPAKQATKIAGLPKPVKCI; from the coding sequence ATGTTAGTGTTTGAAGACCGGGTCATCGATACCGATGCCCAGGGATATTTGAAAGACAGCAGCGACTGGCAGGAAGGCATGGCCCCCATGCTGGCGGAACAGGAAGGCATCACGCTCACTGATGCGCACTGGGAAGTCGTGCGCTTTGTCAGGGCATTCTACATCGAATTCAATACCTCGCCCGCCATCCGTATGCTGGTTAAAGCGATGGCCCAGAAATACGGCGAGGAGAAAGGCAACAGCCGCTATCTCTACCGCCTGTTTCCCAAGGGCCCAGCCAAACAGGCGACCAAAATTGCCGGGCTGCCGAAACCGGTGAAATGCATCTGA